ATACGTTGCGGATACGATAACCAAATATATAAAGGGTATTATCCTGTTCCTGGTTTACAAAACCATCGCCCAGCCAATAATAATCATTCTTCTCAGTGAGCGGGGTGCCGGGTTCAAATACGGAGATGGCTTCGTGTTGCTCATTCTCAGGCCAGGAGAATATCATCTCATGCCCATTCCAGGTAGCCACACTATTGTGAATCATGCGGGATCCGGGTTGTAATGAATCATTTTCTATCTTACCAATCATGGAATCACTAAAGATAAAAAGTAAACTGTCTGACTGACGGTTTTCCACCCCATTGAAGGGAATGGAATAAATACCATCTCCGCCAAACCAGCCGTTATTCCTGATGAAAAGTGCAGACCACTCCGGCGCCTCTTCTACCTTATATTGGGCCTGTAAGTTTGCTAGCAGTACCAGACCTGAAAGTGTAAAAAGCAGTCTCTTCATAACTATGGAATTTGTTTTGTAGGTGAAAAATAATATCTACCCGTTAACCAAACAAATCCGGCGACCCCTCCAGCCATAAAAAGTAGTGCAATTATCTGCGCCTGACTCAACTGAAATAAGGTATATTTCGGCGTAATACGTACTATTTCTATGTAATAGCGCTCGATTCCGTTCAATAATAAATATAAAAAAAACATTGCCCCCGGCACCCGCAATCTTTTCCTCACCATCCACATACCCATGAATAGCAGGATACACGATACCGCTTCATACAAAGGAGTTGGGTATACACCAAGTGGCAATTCATAATAGCCATTTTTAAATACCCCTGCATCAATTGCATTGTGTGGGTAGGTATAGGCCCATGCCCATTGCGGTATCCAGTCGGGTTTTACATGCCTGTTCACAATTCCCCAATCTCCATCACCTGACAACTGACAACCTATTCGCCCGATCCCATATGCCAGCATCATTCCCGGAGAGCCGATATCTGCCATATGGATCAGTTTGATCTTATGCCGGTAGCCAATGTACAGATAAGTCAATGCGCCAAATATGAGGCCTCCATAATAGGTAAAGCCACTTCGTGAAAATAATACCTGTATGGGGTTATACAGGAGCTCCTGAAAATGTTCTACAGCATCAAAGAGCTTGGC
This Chitinophaga sancti DNA region includes the following protein-coding sequences:
- a CDS encoding prolipoprotein diacylglyceryl transferase yields the protein MFPTIGDLISYLFQITVKVNLQTFGTCMALAFAGAYVAFVAEFKRKENDGTIRGMLVSSASKPVEVIVNAGIGFLIGYKVVAIVLALLEHQDPVSLLFSLRGNWIAGCLLALVWGIWAYYSYKITVSQFIHPYQLMSYIVFMVAVFGFIGAKLFDAVEHFQELLYNPIQVLFSRSGFTYYGGLIFGALTYLYIGYRHKIKLIHMADIGSPGMMLAYGIGRIGCQLSGDGDWGIVNRHVKPDWIPQWAWAYTYPHNAIDAGVFKNGYYELPLGVYPTPLYEAVSCILLFMGMWMVRKRLRVPGAMFFLYLLLNGIERYYIEIVRITPKYTLFQLSQAQIIALLFMAGGVAGFVWLTGRYYFSPTKQIP